The Lolium perenne isolate Kyuss_39 chromosome 6, Kyuss_2.0, whole genome shotgun sequence genome segment GGACTCTGGCCACTCCTACATTTCCTGCGAGGTCGAGTCCGGGGACGCCGTGTCGGTAAGAGAGCATTCTCAATATTGATTGTGCATGGTTGACAAGTTTATTGAACTCATTGCTGTACAATAGTTGTGACATATGATTGTGACATTGTTGTTTTGCAGTACAACTCAGATGCTTCATCTGATAATGAAGTCAGCAAGTACAATGTGCTGTCATATGAGAAGAAggtggaggagaagatctgggctgAGGGAATCAGTGCTTACATGAAACctgatgggaggtactactgcaaGTTCCATCCCTCCAAGCAGGTTCCTAGGGATGGTATGCGTGAAGGACTTGTTAGCCATGTGAAGGAGGTGCACCCGAAGGATCTCCGCGACAAGGCGAACCATGCTGCCCTGAGGAAAGTACTGGAGTACTATGGTCAGGATTGACTGAATGCCTGAAAAAGTTAGTGAAGAAGTACATCATCAGTAGATATGatgatgttaagtaatgtatgtTATTAAGAACTGCTAGTTTATGTGTGCACCTTCTGTTATGGTGCGGTAACTATGTA includes the following:
- the LOC139832921 gene encoding uncharacterized protein → MEGSSSTARAADAALVKNTGAPCVAEADVVPGGWSRRGAAASGGGLVLTVADEQEHGLGGEIVPDLNVQPMAEDPLLGETSSVRKRKFEEFDDSEDSGHSYISCEVESGDAVSYNSDASSDNEVSKYNVLSYEKKVEEKIWAEGISAYMKPDGRYYCKFHPSKQVPRDGMREGLVSHVKEVHPKDLRDKANHAALRKVLEYYGQD